In one Actinomycetota bacterium genomic region, the following are encoded:
- a CDS encoding MATE family efflux transporter, which yields MDEPTATEETEALEASPPTGDHGRDQRIILGNTGQNVLGLAIGALATFAAQVIITRRLGDEGFGVVTLTTQFAFIAAAATRFGMDVANVRLVAILVGRAQAARARGLVWRSAAIAMAISVPFGVAVFVLAPSLADAFSGRPAAAEGSFRAAAFAIPVCALAFTYMGATRGLKIMRYTLYSQWIAQPIGWIAFTIAFWAAIDETAGVASAAFAASWALALAIAWFGWEKEQARFPDVTRQDGELPEERRSALLRFGALRAPATLFSQLIFWTDFFVLSLLWSGEGAQGAAVTGVYGAVLRAGQSLFLFLTSVSLTFSPFVADLHHRGERERLDALYKQVTRWTLGATIPVLLVLAILPGQVLRIFGADFVTGDGALRILIVGMIVPVMVGTVGFILIMAGRTAWDLLVYAGGFVIDVAVAFALARPKALGVEGAAIAQAATLTFSAIARLLLVRRFLGIFPFDAGYLRLVPPTVAGGVAMALVHAAMPSERWLVDLVVSFAAGGVVYVAVLLAVGLPKSERASVLAMAGKVFGRAR from the coding sequence GTGGACGAGCCGACCGCGACAGAGGAGACCGAGGCGCTCGAGGCGTCGCCACCAACCGGCGACCACGGCCGCGACCAGCGGATCATCCTCGGGAATACCGGGCAGAACGTCCTTGGGCTGGCGATCGGCGCGCTCGCCACGTTCGCGGCGCAGGTAATCATCACGAGGCGTCTGGGCGACGAGGGCTTCGGCGTCGTGACCCTGACGACGCAGTTCGCGTTCATCGCCGCTGCGGCGACGCGGTTCGGGATGGATGTCGCGAACGTTCGTCTCGTTGCGATCCTCGTCGGGCGAGCGCAGGCCGCGCGCGCTCGAGGGCTGGTTTGGCGCTCAGCGGCGATCGCAATGGCGATCTCCGTGCCGTTCGGCGTCGCCGTGTTCGTCCTTGCGCCCTCGCTCGCAGACGCTTTCAGCGGACGGCCCGCTGCCGCTGAGGGCTCCTTCCGCGCGGCGGCTTTCGCGATCCCTGTCTGTGCACTCGCGTTCACGTACATGGGAGCGACGCGAGGGCTCAAGATCATGCGCTACACGCTGTACTCGCAGTGGATCGCGCAGCCGATCGGATGGATCGCATTCACGATCGCGTTCTGGGCGGCGATCGACGAGACCGCCGGTGTCGCGTCGGCGGCGTTCGCCGCGTCGTGGGCGCTCGCGCTGGCGATCGCGTGGTTCGGGTGGGAGAAGGAACAGGCGCGCTTCCCGGACGTCACGCGCCAGGACGGCGAGCTCCCGGAGGAACGAAGGTCGGCGCTGCTGCGGTTCGGCGCGCTGCGAGCTCCCGCGACGTTGTTCAGTCAGCTGATCTTCTGGACGGACTTCTTCGTGCTGTCGCTGCTATGGAGCGGCGAGGGCGCGCAGGGCGCCGCGGTAACAGGTGTGTATGGAGCCGTGCTCCGCGCCGGGCAGTCGCTGTTCCTGTTCCTCACCTCGGTCTCGTTGACGTTCAGCCCGTTCGTGGCCGACCTCCATCATCGTGGCGAACGCGAACGGCTGGACGCGCTCTACAAACAAGTAACCAGGTGGACGCTGGGGGCGACGATCCCGGTGCTCCTGGTGCTGGCGATCCTTCCCGGTCAGGTGCTGCGGATCTTCGGCGCTGACTTCGTCACGGGCGACGGAGCGCTTCGCATCCTCATCGTGGGGATGATCGTTCCGGTCATGGTCGGAACGGTCGGGTTCATCCTGATCATGGCGGGGCGCACCGCGTGGGATCTGCTCGTGTACGCGGGCGGATTCGTCATCGACGTCGCGGTTGCGTTCGCACTCGCTCGACCCAAGGCGCTGGGTGTCGAGGGAGCCGCGATCGCCCAAGCCGCTACGCTGACGTTCAGCGCGATCGCGCGGCTGCTGCTCGTTCGGCGGTTCCTGGGCATCTTCCCCTTCGATGCCGGATACCTGCGGCTCGTCCCGCCGACCGTCGCCGGCGGGGTGGCGATGGCGCTGGTCCACGCCGCGATGCCGTCGGAGCGCTGGTTGGTCGATCTCGTCGTCTCGTTCGCGGCCGGCGGTGTGGTGTACGTCGCGGTGTTGCTCGCGGTCGGGTTACCGAAGAGTGAACGAGCGAGCGTGCTCGCGATGGCGGGTAAGGTCTTCGGCCGCGCCCGATGA
- a CDS encoding carboxymuconolactone decarboxylase family protein: MTTDEKYELGRTKLRDVHGERSLETIEALGDLGRMIIEVAYGDIYSRPGLSLRERQIATVAVLTALGRSSQLPIHLRSSLSAGLTVDELREVILQTAVLAGFPPAMNAWSTMKTIAAERD, encoded by the coding sequence GTGACGACTGATGAGAAGTACGAGCTCGGCCGCACGAAGCTCCGCGACGTGCACGGCGAACGTTCGCTCGAGACGATCGAGGCTCTAGGCGACCTCGGCAGGATGATCATCGAGGTCGCCTACGGCGACATCTACTCAAGGCCCGGACTCAGCCTTCGTGAGCGCCAGATCGCCACGGTCGCGGTCCTCACTGCGCTGGGCCGCTCGTCACAGCTGCCGATCCACCTGCGGTCGTCGCTCTCCGCGGGACTGACCGTCGACGAGCTCCGCGAGGTGATCCTCCAGACGGCGGTACTCGCCGGGTTCCCGCCGGCGATGAACGCGTGGTCGACCATGAAGACGATCGCCGCGGAACGCGACTAG